The Candidatus Neomarinimicrobiota bacterium genomic sequence GGCGGAACGATCAGGCTGGATTGGACACCCAACACCGAGCCTGATCTTGATAAATACTGCATCTATCGGAAAGTGATCAGCGGCAGTTTCAGCCTGGCCGGCACAACGACAAATACGTACTGGTACGATCCTGGCAACCATGATTGCACCCTACCTGAATTTCCTTTTTATTATTATGTGAAAGCAAAGGACGTTTCAGCTTTATTATCTGATCCGTCGGATACGGTTACCATTTATACTTTTTTCAAAGATGTTCAAGCCGGATTGCCTGAGGAGCTCTTACCGGAATCCTACGCTCTCCACCCGGCTCACCCTAATCCCTTCAACCCTAGCACCAGCATTGAATACGATCTGCCGGAGGCCAGTCGTGTGACCCTGGCGATCTACGACATCATGGGCCGGGAGGTTATCCGCTGGGAGGGACAGGAGCCAGCCGGCTATCGGCAAGGGGTGTGGTACGGTAAAGACAAGAGCGGGCGCTCAGTACCAGCGGGCATCTATATCTACCGGCTGGTGGCCTCCTCTACCGAAAGTGACGAGCGCTTCACGGCCAGCCGGAAGATGG encodes the following:
- a CDS encoding FlgD immunoglobulin-like domain containing protein, giving the protein MGWCNVVPGSVTGTQATLQAYVYKVWTITGYYLGWYPTSPSNVTFAYSALDDDPPAAPQNLTATCDGGTIRLDWTPNTEPDLDKYCIYRKVISGSFSLAGTTTNTYWYDPGNHDCTLPEFPFYYYVKAKDVSALLSDPSDTVTIYTFFKDVQAGLPEELLPESYALHPAHPNPFNPSTSIEYDLPEASRVTLAIYDIMGREVIRWEGQEPAGYRQGVWYGKDKSGRSVPAGIYIYRLVASSTESDERFTASRKMVFMK